A genomic stretch from Pomacea canaliculata isolate SZHN2017 linkage group LG2, ASM307304v1, whole genome shotgun sequence includes:
- the LOC112557233 gene encoding uncharacterized protein LOC112557233 isoform X2, whose protein sequence is MVNTSIIHHKLPSNTPIDPLPLGLLIAAWALLMLLILALNLPLMYIFYATDQLQSSRAKYIFTMLLSDVLLALIIPLRIVGLRGHLSPYKTVCHGIQYLEQVLITVNLYIILSMSMIRKKYISRGLGYRQGPTETNVFLFLIWIISFFCSARVPLLVGEPEFHDPDVPDALVCLSSIGNTPRVYFHEFIVDYILPISAMLFLSRSAKNSLSRQKLREVEIAVLNKRHSRGIRMILTLILCTALLHLPKHILIIYGFLQDDRGRAFYMVNETFQLLVYATGVSNVVVYLIFNRTSAPVFISFVKNKHHSLFFKDESADRSVNDPRAPLPSSKHRKKYSSGPPDGTSFRSVEQTEGSYPPSQPTIY, encoded by the exons ATGGTGAAT ACTTCCATCATCCACCACAAACTGCCCAGCAACACGCCCATAGACCCGCTACCTCTGGGGCTGCTCATCGCGGCCTGGGCACTGCTCATGCTCCTCATCCTCGCCCTCAACCTGCCCTTGATGTACATCTTCTACGCCACGGACCAGCTGCAAAGCAGCCGCGCCAAGTACATCTTCACCATGCTCCTGTCAG ATGTGCTGCTGGCTTTGATCATCCCGCTAAGAATTGTGGGGCTGAGGGGACACCTCTCTCCATACAAGACTGTTTGCCATGGAATCCAGTACCTGGAACAGGTTCTGATCACAGTCAACCTGTACATAATCCTGTCAATGTCGATGATCAGAAAGAAGTACATCAGCCGGGGGCTCGG GTACCGACAGGGGCCAACCGAAACCAACGTTTTCCTGTTCCTCATCTGGATAATCAGTTTCTTCTGCTCTGCCCGGGTACCGCTGCTAGTGG GTGAACCGGAGTTCCATGACCCGGATGTTCCAGACGCCTTAGTGTGTCTGAGCTCCATCGGAAACACTCCTCGGGTCTACTTCCACGAGTTCATCGTCGATTACATCTTACCCATCTCTGCCATGCTTTTCTTAAGTCGCAGT GCCAAGAATTCCCTGTCGCGCCAGAAGCTGAGAGAAGTGGAGATTGCTGTCCTCAACAAGAGGCACAGTCGTGGCATCCGCATGATCCTGACACTCATCCTCTGCACGGCGCTGTTGCACTTGCCCAAGCACATCCTCATCATCTACGGCTTCTTGCAGGATGACAGAGGT AGAGCATTCTACATGGTCAACGAGACATTTCAGCTCCTTGTCTACGCTACCGGCGTCTCTAATGTTGTCGTCTACTTGATCTTCAACAGAACTTCCGCTCCAGTCTTCATCTCCTTCGTCAAG AACAAACATCATTCGCTTTTCTTCAAAGATGAATCAGCCGATCGCAGCGTCAATGATCCCAGGGCGCCTCTTCCTTCGTCAAAGCATCGAAAGAAATATTCGTCAGGTCCCCCCGACGGCACAAGCTTTCGTTCAGTGGAGCAG ACAGAGGGATCTTATCCTCCTTCGCAGCCGACGATTTATTAA
- the LOC112558204 gene encoding low-density lipoprotein receptor-related protein 6-like isoform X3: protein MANEMITPLFLFFLTFGIHSQVQACGGEYTALTGLILSPLYPSQYPPDQDCVYIIRAPTGYRISLYFVTFELVGDRGNCQDYIQIRDGDSWTSPFLTIYCNTSAYPRRSTSNTMWVRFYSDGTQSAGGFHASYTAAIIPLKFLLITESLLSGWRGIRNIDIDTNTLYDIPVEGLQDPAAVDYDPMTGRVYWTDNGEQTIRASNLNGSDARLVHYLGLASVPDGLCVDALSRLIFYTDAGNKVIGMITMYSNTHRIVINSSLDMPKDIELDKHNGVMYWSDRGATPTIERANYDGTGRQTLVSGGEYLNQPNAIALDTVEGRLYWADGGTQKVGWVNLEGKKTSLIQQQPGLVYHGMDLYLNDFFVTDWSFLNLNQTIKTHVFRYGKDGSNRRSIFYQPSKLNDIRVYAEEIEDKGPNGCGSNNGGCSYICVPTPGNRSKCLTEDGGSTKSESPTTGSTTKASDLVTPSSTRDSNIPAEAESVSTNTKIIIAVCAVAAVVGIAVIIAVVVFWKLRRQNNRKEHGDSTQKNNTNGKPPESPTSTGYNITVDNNVYNDLSPQSSHREVMVNDAGR from the exons ATGG caAACGAGATGATCactcctctttttttgtttttcttaacatTTGGAATTCATTCGCAAGTGCAAG CTTGTGGCGGTGAATACACTGCACTCACTGGTCTCATACTGTCTCCATTGTACCCGAGTCAGTACCCGCCTGACCAGGATTGTGTTTACATCATCAGAGCACCAACAGGATATCGGATCAGCTTGTACTTTGTCACCTTTGAGCTTGTTGGTGATAGGGGTAACTGCCAGGACTATATACAg ATTAGAGATGGTGATTCATGGACGTCACCATTCTTGACTATCTACTGCAACACGTCAGCGTACCCAAGAAGATCCACATCAAACACAATGTGGGTCAGATTCTATTCTGACGGGACTCAGTCCGCAGGTGGCTTCCATGCGAGCTACACTGCAG CCATAATTCCCTTAAAGTTTCTCCTTATTACCGAATCTTTGCTATCGGGGTGGCGGGGTATTCGCAACATAGACATCGACACGAATACCCTTTATGACATTCCTGTCGAGGGACTACAAGACCCAGCTGCTGTTGACTACGACCCAATGACTGGTCGTGTCTACTGGACAGACAATGGGGAGCAGACCATCCGAGCATCGAACCTTAACGGCAGTGATGCTCGGCTTGTTCACTATTTAGGATTGG CCTCTGTGCCAGACGGTCTGTGTGTAGACGCACTGTCCAGGCTCATCTTCTACACAGACGCAGGCAATAAAGTCATCGGCATGATCACCATGTACAGCAACACTCATCGAATAGTCATCAACTCCTCCCTTGACATGCCGAAAGACATCGAGCTTGACAAACACAATGG GGTAATGTACTGGAGTGACCGTGGCGCCACACCTACCATAGAGCGAGCCAACTATGACGGTACAGGACGTCAGACTCTGGTCTCAGGGGGCGAGTATCTCAACCAACCCAATGCCATCGCTCTCGACACAGTCG AAGGCAGACTGTACTGGGCAGATGGTGGAACACAGAAGGTAGGCTGGGTGAACCTGGAAGGGAAGAAGACTTCGTTGATTCAACAACAACCAGGATTAGTCTATCACGGCATGGACCTCTATCTCAATGACTTCTTTGTGACGGACTGGAG CTTTCTCAATCTCAATCAGACGATAAAAACACACGTATTTCGCTATGGCAAGGATGGCAGTAATAGAAGAAGCATTTTCTACCAACCCTCGAAATTAAATGATATCCGCGTCTACGCTGAGGAAATTGAAGATAAAG GGCCAAACGGATGTGGAAGCAACAACGGTGGTTGTAGTTACATCTGTGTACCCACACCTGGCAACAGAAGTAAATGTCTCACTGAGGACGGAGGATCTA CTAAAAGTGAAAGTCCAACTACTGGCAGCACAACTAAAGCAAGTGATCTGGTCACACCGAGTTCTACACGTGATTCCAACATACCAGCAG aaGCAGAGTCTGTGAGCACTAACACCAAGATCATCATTGCTGTCTGTGCTGTGGCCGCTGTCGTGGGGATTGCTGTAATCATCGCGGTCGTAGTTTTCTGGAAACTAAGAC GTCAAAACAATCGCAAAGAACATGGGGATTCCACgcagaaaaacaacacaaatggAAAGCCACCGGAGTCACCGACATCAACAGGATATAATATTACAGTCGATAATAATGTATACAATGACCTTAGCCCTCAGTCCAGTCATAGAGAGGTCATGGTTAATGATGCAGGTAG ATGA
- the LOC112558204 gene encoding low-density lipoprotein receptor-related protein 6-like isoform X2, whose protein sequence is MANEMITPLFLFFLTFGIHSQVQACGGEYTALTGLILSPLYPSQYPPDQDCVYIIRAPTGYRISLYFVTFELVGDRGNCQDYIQIRDGDSWTSPFLTIYCNTSAYPRRSTSNTMWVRFYSDGTQSAGGFHASYTAAIIPLKFLLITESLLSGWRGIRNIDIDTNTLYDIPVEGLQDPAAVDYDPMTGRVYWTDNGEQTIRASNLNGSDARLVHYLGLASVPDGLCVDALSRLIFYTDAGNKVIGMITMYSNTHRIVINSSLDMPKDIELDKHNGVMYWSDRGATPTIERANYDGTGRQTLVSGGEYLNQPNAIALDTVEGRLYWADGGTQKVGWVNLEGKKTSLIQQQPGLVYHGMDLYLNDFFVTDWSFLNLNQTIKTHVFRYGKDGSNRRSIFYQPSKLNDIRVYAEEIEDKGPNGCGSNNGGCSYICVPTPGNRSKCLTEDGGSTKSESPTTGSTTKASDLVTPSSTRDSNIPAEAESVSTNTKIIIAVCAVAAVVGIAVIIAVVVFWKLRRQNNRKEHGDSTQKNNTNGKPPESPTSTGYNITVDNNVYNDLSPQSSHREVMVNDADETNPKQLVTSAPNTSDFNNLNSLR, encoded by the exons ATGG caAACGAGATGATCactcctctttttttgtttttcttaacatTTGGAATTCATTCGCAAGTGCAAG CTTGTGGCGGTGAATACACTGCACTCACTGGTCTCATACTGTCTCCATTGTACCCGAGTCAGTACCCGCCTGACCAGGATTGTGTTTACATCATCAGAGCACCAACAGGATATCGGATCAGCTTGTACTTTGTCACCTTTGAGCTTGTTGGTGATAGGGGTAACTGCCAGGACTATATACAg ATTAGAGATGGTGATTCATGGACGTCACCATTCTTGACTATCTACTGCAACACGTCAGCGTACCCAAGAAGATCCACATCAAACACAATGTGGGTCAGATTCTATTCTGACGGGACTCAGTCCGCAGGTGGCTTCCATGCGAGCTACACTGCAG CCATAATTCCCTTAAAGTTTCTCCTTATTACCGAATCTTTGCTATCGGGGTGGCGGGGTATTCGCAACATAGACATCGACACGAATACCCTTTATGACATTCCTGTCGAGGGACTACAAGACCCAGCTGCTGTTGACTACGACCCAATGACTGGTCGTGTCTACTGGACAGACAATGGGGAGCAGACCATCCGAGCATCGAACCTTAACGGCAGTGATGCTCGGCTTGTTCACTATTTAGGATTGG CCTCTGTGCCAGACGGTCTGTGTGTAGACGCACTGTCCAGGCTCATCTTCTACACAGACGCAGGCAATAAAGTCATCGGCATGATCACCATGTACAGCAACACTCATCGAATAGTCATCAACTCCTCCCTTGACATGCCGAAAGACATCGAGCTTGACAAACACAATGG GGTAATGTACTGGAGTGACCGTGGCGCCACACCTACCATAGAGCGAGCCAACTATGACGGTACAGGACGTCAGACTCTGGTCTCAGGGGGCGAGTATCTCAACCAACCCAATGCCATCGCTCTCGACACAGTCG AAGGCAGACTGTACTGGGCAGATGGTGGAACACAGAAGGTAGGCTGGGTGAACCTGGAAGGGAAGAAGACTTCGTTGATTCAACAACAACCAGGATTAGTCTATCACGGCATGGACCTCTATCTCAATGACTTCTTTGTGACGGACTGGAG CTTTCTCAATCTCAATCAGACGATAAAAACACACGTATTTCGCTATGGCAAGGATGGCAGTAATAGAAGAAGCATTTTCTACCAACCCTCGAAATTAAATGATATCCGCGTCTACGCTGAGGAAATTGAAGATAAAG GGCCAAACGGATGTGGAAGCAACAACGGTGGTTGTAGTTACATCTGTGTACCCACACCTGGCAACAGAAGTAAATGTCTCACTGAGGACGGAGGATCTA CTAAAAGTGAAAGTCCAACTACTGGCAGCACAACTAAAGCAAGTGATCTGGTCACACCGAGTTCTACACGTGATTCCAACATACCAGCAG aaGCAGAGTCTGTGAGCACTAACACCAAGATCATCATTGCTGTCTGTGCTGTGGCCGCTGTCGTGGGGATTGCTGTAATCATCGCGGTCGTAGTTTTCTGGAAACTAAGAC GTCAAAACAATCGCAAAGAACATGGGGATTCCACgcagaaaaacaacacaaatggAAAGCCACCGGAGTCACCGACATCAACAGGATATAATATTACAGTCGATAATAATGTATACAATGACCTTAGCCCTCAGTCCAGTCATAGAGAGGTCATGGTTAATGATGCAG ATGAGACAAACCCAAAGCAACTTGTGACATCCGCACCAAATACGTCAGATTTTAACAACTTGAATTCCTTACGTTAG
- the LOC112558204 gene encoding low-density lipoprotein receptor-related protein 4-like isoform X1 gives MANEMITPLFLFFLTFGIHSQVQACGGEYTALTGLILSPLYPSQYPPDQDCVYIIRAPTGYRISLYFVTFELVGDRGNCQDYIQIRDGDSWTSPFLTIYCNTSAYPRRSTSNTMWVRFYSDGTQSAGGFHASYTAAIIPLKFLLITESLLSGWRGIRNIDIDTNTLYDIPVEGLQDPAAVDYDPMTGRVYWTDNGEQTIRASNLNGSDARLVHYLGLASVPDGLCVDALSRLIFYTDAGNKVIGMITMYSNTHRIVINSSLDMPKDIELDKHNGVMYWSDRGATPTIERANYDGTGRQTLVSGGEYLNQPNAIALDTVEGRLYWADGGTQKVGWVNLEGKKTSLIQQQPGLVYHGMDLYLNDFFVTDWSFLNLNQTIKTHVFRYGKDGSNRRSIFYQPSKLNDIRVYAEEIEDKGPNGCGSNNGGCSYICVPTPGNRSKCLTEDGGSTKSESPTTGSTTKASDLVTPSSTRDSNIPAEAESVSTNTKIIIAVCAVAAVVGIAVIIAVVVFWKLRRQNNRKEHGDSTQKNNTNGKPPESPTSTGYNITVDNNVYNDLSPQSSHREVMVNDAGGMFLSGHDYTKHRRKCDKRDRGRWDSSATHSHLVKTETAVVLPAASWSSPTVSG, from the exons ATGG caAACGAGATGATCactcctctttttttgtttttcttaacatTTGGAATTCATTCGCAAGTGCAAG CTTGTGGCGGTGAATACACTGCACTCACTGGTCTCATACTGTCTCCATTGTACCCGAGTCAGTACCCGCCTGACCAGGATTGTGTTTACATCATCAGAGCACCAACAGGATATCGGATCAGCTTGTACTTTGTCACCTTTGAGCTTGTTGGTGATAGGGGTAACTGCCAGGACTATATACAg ATTAGAGATGGTGATTCATGGACGTCACCATTCTTGACTATCTACTGCAACACGTCAGCGTACCCAAGAAGATCCACATCAAACACAATGTGGGTCAGATTCTATTCTGACGGGACTCAGTCCGCAGGTGGCTTCCATGCGAGCTACACTGCAG CCATAATTCCCTTAAAGTTTCTCCTTATTACCGAATCTTTGCTATCGGGGTGGCGGGGTATTCGCAACATAGACATCGACACGAATACCCTTTATGACATTCCTGTCGAGGGACTACAAGACCCAGCTGCTGTTGACTACGACCCAATGACTGGTCGTGTCTACTGGACAGACAATGGGGAGCAGACCATCCGAGCATCGAACCTTAACGGCAGTGATGCTCGGCTTGTTCACTATTTAGGATTGG CCTCTGTGCCAGACGGTCTGTGTGTAGACGCACTGTCCAGGCTCATCTTCTACACAGACGCAGGCAATAAAGTCATCGGCATGATCACCATGTACAGCAACACTCATCGAATAGTCATCAACTCCTCCCTTGACATGCCGAAAGACATCGAGCTTGACAAACACAATGG GGTAATGTACTGGAGTGACCGTGGCGCCACACCTACCATAGAGCGAGCCAACTATGACGGTACAGGACGTCAGACTCTGGTCTCAGGGGGCGAGTATCTCAACCAACCCAATGCCATCGCTCTCGACACAGTCG AAGGCAGACTGTACTGGGCAGATGGTGGAACACAGAAGGTAGGCTGGGTGAACCTGGAAGGGAAGAAGACTTCGTTGATTCAACAACAACCAGGATTAGTCTATCACGGCATGGACCTCTATCTCAATGACTTCTTTGTGACGGACTGGAG CTTTCTCAATCTCAATCAGACGATAAAAACACACGTATTTCGCTATGGCAAGGATGGCAGTAATAGAAGAAGCATTTTCTACCAACCCTCGAAATTAAATGATATCCGCGTCTACGCTGAGGAAATTGAAGATAAAG GGCCAAACGGATGTGGAAGCAACAACGGTGGTTGTAGTTACATCTGTGTACCCACACCTGGCAACAGAAGTAAATGTCTCACTGAGGACGGAGGATCTA CTAAAAGTGAAAGTCCAACTACTGGCAGCACAACTAAAGCAAGTGATCTGGTCACACCGAGTTCTACACGTGATTCCAACATACCAGCAG aaGCAGAGTCTGTGAGCACTAACACCAAGATCATCATTGCTGTCTGTGCTGTGGCCGCTGTCGTGGGGATTGCTGTAATCATCGCGGTCGTAGTTTTCTGGAAACTAAGAC GTCAAAACAATCGCAAAGAACATGGGGATTCCACgcagaaaaacaacacaaatggAAAGCCACCGGAGTCACCGACATCAACAGGATATAATATTACAGTCGATAATAATGTATACAATGACCTTAGCCCTCAGTCCAGTCATAGAGAGGTCATGGTTAATGATGCAG GAGGGATGTTCTTGTCTGGACATGACTATACCAAACACCGGAGGAAATGCGACAAAAGAGATCGTGGGCGGTGGGATTCGTCagccacacactcacaccttgTGAAAACAGAGACAGCAGTAGTTTTACCAGCGGCCTCCTGGTCCAGTCCGACTGTTTCTGGGTGA
- the LOC112557233 gene encoding uncharacterized protein LOC112557233 isoform X1 translates to MVNTSIIHHKLPSNTPIDPLPLGLLIAAWALLMLLILALNLPLMYIFYATDQLQSSRAKYIFTMLLSDVLLALIIPLRIVGLRGHLSPYKTVCHGIQYLEQVLITVNLYIILSMSMIRKKYISRGLGYRQGPTETNVFLFLIWIISFFCSARVPLLVGEPEFHDPDVPDALVCLSSIGNTPRVYFHEFIVDYILPISAMLFLSRSAKNSLSRQKLREVEIAVLNKRHSRGIRMILTLILCTALLHLPKHILIIYGFLQDDRGRAFYMVNETFQLLVYATGVSNVVVYLIFNRTSAPVFISFVKNKHHSLFFKDESADRSVNDPRAPLPSSKHRKKYSSGPPDGTSFRSVEQTEGSYPPSQQTLQTEGSYPPSQPTIY, encoded by the exons ATGGTGAAT ACTTCCATCATCCACCACAAACTGCCCAGCAACACGCCCATAGACCCGCTACCTCTGGGGCTGCTCATCGCGGCCTGGGCACTGCTCATGCTCCTCATCCTCGCCCTCAACCTGCCCTTGATGTACATCTTCTACGCCACGGACCAGCTGCAAAGCAGCCGCGCCAAGTACATCTTCACCATGCTCCTGTCAG ATGTGCTGCTGGCTTTGATCATCCCGCTAAGAATTGTGGGGCTGAGGGGACACCTCTCTCCATACAAGACTGTTTGCCATGGAATCCAGTACCTGGAACAGGTTCTGATCACAGTCAACCTGTACATAATCCTGTCAATGTCGATGATCAGAAAGAAGTACATCAGCCGGGGGCTCGG GTACCGACAGGGGCCAACCGAAACCAACGTTTTCCTGTTCCTCATCTGGATAATCAGTTTCTTCTGCTCTGCCCGGGTACCGCTGCTAGTGG GTGAACCGGAGTTCCATGACCCGGATGTTCCAGACGCCTTAGTGTGTCTGAGCTCCATCGGAAACACTCCTCGGGTCTACTTCCACGAGTTCATCGTCGATTACATCTTACCCATCTCTGCCATGCTTTTCTTAAGTCGCAGT GCCAAGAATTCCCTGTCGCGCCAGAAGCTGAGAGAAGTGGAGATTGCTGTCCTCAACAAGAGGCACAGTCGTGGCATCCGCATGATCCTGACACTCATCCTCTGCACGGCGCTGTTGCACTTGCCCAAGCACATCCTCATCATCTACGGCTTCTTGCAGGATGACAGAGGT AGAGCATTCTACATGGTCAACGAGACATTTCAGCTCCTTGTCTACGCTACCGGCGTCTCTAATGTTGTCGTCTACTTGATCTTCAACAGAACTTCCGCTCCAGTCTTCATCTCCTTCGTCAAG AACAAACATCATTCGCTTTTCTTCAAAGATGAATCAGCCGATCGCAGCGTCAATGATCCCAGGGCGCCTCTTCCTTCGTCAAAGCATCGAAAGAAATATTCGTCAGGTCCCCCCGACGGCACAAGCTTTCGTTCAGTGGAGCAG acAGAGGGATCTTATCCTCCTTCGCAGCAGACGTTACAGACAGAGGGATCTTATCCTCCTTCGCAGCCGACGATTTATTAA